A genomic region of Neisseria cinerea contains the following coding sequences:
- a CDS encoding RidA family protein translates to MAKTIIHTDKAPAAIGAYSQAVRAGDTVYMSGQIPLDPATMTVVGNGDFRAEARQVFKNLQAVAEAAGGTLADIVKLNAYLTDLANFAVFNEVMAEFIAEPFPARAAVGVASLPKGVQVEAEAVLVLNA, encoded by the coding sequence ATGGCCAAAACCATCATCCACACCGACAAAGCCCCTGCCGCCATCGGCGCATACAGCCAAGCCGTGCGCGCGGGCGACACCGTTTACATGAGCGGTCAAATCCCACTCGATCCCGCCACCATGACTGTTGTCGGCAACGGCGACTTCCGCGCCGAAGCGCGCCAGGTCTTTAAAAACCTGCAAGCCGTCGCCGAGGCCGCAGGCGGCACGCTGGCCGACATCGTCAAACTCAACGCCTATCTGACCGACCTTGCCAACTTCGCCGTTTTCAACGAAGTCATGGCGGAATTTATCGCCGAGCCGTTCCCCGCCCGTGCCGCCGTCGGCGTTGCCTCGCTGCCCAAAGGCGTGCAGGTCGAAGCCGAAGCAGTACTCGTCCTAAACGCATAA
- a CDS encoding TrkH family potassium uptake protein, whose protein sequence is MYKILPTAHVLSRLGLLFSVILLIPAALSYAFSDGAFSAFLTTALITMSGSYTVWISTLRFRRELRPRDGFTLVLMLWLAFAFVAAIPIYLYLPQISFTDAFFEAMSGLTTTGATTITHLDTLAPSVNFWRHLLNWLGGMGIIVLAVAILPMLGVGGTQLFKAEIPGLDKENKMAPRISQVAKKLWFAYILTTLAAIASLHLAGMGWFDALCHALSAVSLGGFSTHNDSIAYYDSPVIESVVMFFTVWGGINFASHFAALNNRSLKTYWKDEECRTMLLVLFGSILISALYLWQKNYYPDFMQALRYTSFNFVSIGLASGFSNTDFSQWPLMVSLWMFFLSNILASSGSMGGGIKNIRALVLFKFSLREMMIQLHPKAVRTVKVTGKSIPDRLALTVMSFIFIYFMTTILFSFLLMASGMEFISAFTAVIACITNAGPGLGEIGPASSYAVLSGTQKWLCAAVMLLGRLEIFTVLILLTPAYWKK, encoded by the coding sequence ATGTACAAGATCCTTCCAACCGCACACGTCCTCTCCAGGCTGGGACTTCTGTTTTCCGTCATCCTGCTGATACCGGCCGCGCTGTCCTATGCCTTTTCGGACGGCGCATTTTCCGCCTTCCTCACCACCGCCCTGATTACCATGTCCGGTTCCTACACCGTTTGGATATCCACTTTGCGATTCAGGCGGGAATTGCGTCCGAGGGACGGCTTTACCCTCGTCCTGATGCTGTGGCTTGCCTTTGCCTTTGTTGCCGCCATCCCGATTTACCTCTACCTGCCCCAAATAAGCTTTACCGACGCCTTCTTTGAGGCCATGTCCGGACTGACCACCACCGGTGCAACCACCATCACACACCTTGACACGCTCGCACCTTCCGTCAACTTTTGGCGGCACCTCCTCAACTGGCTCGGCGGCATGGGCATCATCGTCCTCGCAGTCGCCATCCTGCCCATGCTCGGCGTCGGCGGCACGCAGCTTTTCAAAGCCGAAATCCCCGGCTTGGACAAAGAAAATAAAATGGCGCCGCGTATCTCCCAAGTTGCCAAAAAACTCTGGTTTGCCTACATACTGACCACGCTTGCCGCCATTGCCTCCCTCCATCTGGCCGGGATGGGCTGGTTTGACGCGCTCTGCCACGCCCTGTCAGCCGTCTCGCTCGGCGGTTTCTCGACACACAACGACAGCATCGCCTATTACGACTCCCCCGTCATCGAATCGGTCGTCATGTTCTTTACCGTATGGGGAGGGATTAACTTCGCCAGCCACTTTGCCGCACTCAACAACCGTTCCCTCAAGACCTACTGGAAAGATGAAGAATGCCGCACCATGCTGCTTGTCCTCTTCGGCAGCATCCTCATCTCCGCCCTTTACCTGTGGCAGAAAAACTATTATCCCGACTTCATGCAGGCCCTGCGCTACACGTCTTTCAACTTCGTTTCCATCGGCCTGGCGAGCGGATTTTCCAATACCGACTTCTCCCAATGGCCGCTGATGGTTTCACTATGGATGTTCTTCCTGTCGAACATACTGGCAAGTTCGGGTTCGATGGGCGGAGGCATAAAAAACATACGCGCCCTCGTCCTGTTCAAATTCAGCCTGCGCGAAATGATGATACAGCTGCATCCCAAAGCCGTCCGCACCGTCAAAGTAACCGGCAAAAGCATACCCGACCGCCTTGCCCTGACCGTCATGTCCTTCATCTTCATCTACTTCATGACCACCATCCTGTTCAGCTTCCTGCTGATGGCAAGCGGGATGGAATTCATCTCCGCCTTTACCGCCGTTATCGCCTGCATCACCAATGCCGGCCCGGGATTGGGCGAAATCGGGCCCGCAAGCAGTTATGCCGTATTGAGCGGCACGCAAAAATGGCTTTGTGCAGCCGTCATGCTTTTGGGCAGGCTGGAAATCTTTACCGTCCTCATCCTCCTCACCCCTGCTTACTGGAAGAAATAA
- the hemW gene encoding radical SAM family heme chaperone HemW translates to MHTISFPNRTRLTALPPLSLYIHIPWCIKKCPYCDFNSHSLKSGLPEAAYIDALLTDLQLELPNIWGRPVETIFFGGGTPSLFQAESIDRLLSGVRSLLRLQPEAEITLEANPGTFEIEKFQGFKDAGITRLSIGVQSFNDDMLARLGRVHNGKEALTAIDTALKLFDKVNIDLMYALPNQTVQTALNDVQTAIATGATHISAYHLTMEPNTPFGHTPPKGLPQDEAALDIEDAVHGALEGAGFIHYETSAFAKPAMQCRHNLNYWQFGDYLGIGAGAHGKISYPDRIERTVRRRRPNDYLALMQSQPSEAVERKTVAAEDLPFEFMMNALRLTDGVPAAMLQERTGVPAAKIMAQIETARQKGLLETDPTVFRPTEQGRLFLNDLLQCFL, encoded by the coding sequence ATGCACACTATTTCCTTTCCAAACCGCACCCGACTCACCGCTCTGCCGCCCCTATCGCTTTACATCCACATCCCGTGGTGCATCAAAAAATGCCCGTATTGCGACTTCAATTCCCACAGCCTGAAAAGCGGATTGCCCGAAGCCGCCTATATCGACGCGCTGCTGACCGATTTGCAGCTCGAATTGCCCAATATTTGGGGCAGACCGGTGGAAACAATATTTTTCGGCGGCGGTACGCCCAGCCTGTTTCAGGCGGAATCGATTGACCGTTTGTTGAGCGGCGTGCGTTCGCTGTTGCGCTTGCAGCCCGAAGCGGAAATTACTTTGGAAGCCAATCCGGGTACGTTTGAAATCGAAAAGTTTCAGGGATTTAAAGACGCAGGCATCACGCGGCTTTCTATTGGCGTGCAGAGTTTCAACGACGATATGCTTGCGCGGTTGGGGCGCGTCCACAACGGCAAGGAAGCCTTAACCGCCATCGATACTGCCCTGAAATTATTTGATAAAGTCAATATCGACTTGATGTACGCCCTGCCGAACCAAACCGTCCAGACGGCCTTAAACGACGTACAAACCGCCATCGCCACGGGCGCAACCCACATCAGCGCGTATCATCTGACCATGGAGCCGAACACGCCATTCGGCCACACGCCGCCGAAAGGTTTGCCGCAAGACGAAGCGGCGCTCGACATCGAAGACGCGGTACACGGCGCGCTGGAAGGCGCGGGTTTTATCCACTACGAAACATCGGCTTTTGCGAAACCCGCCATGCAGTGCCGCCACAATTTGAACTACTGGCAGTTCGGAGATTATTTAGGCATAGGCGCGGGCGCGCACGGCAAAATCTCCTATCCCGACCGCATCGAACGCACCGTCCGCCGCCGCCGTCCCAACGACTACCTCGCCTTAATGCAAAGCCAACCGAGTGAAGCCGTCGAACGCAAAACCGTCGCCGCCGAAGATTTGCCGTTCGAATTCATGATGAACGCCCTGCGCCTGACCGACGGCGTACCCGCCGCGATGTTGCAGGAACGCACAGGCGTACCCGCCGCCAAAATCATGGCGCAAATCGAAACGGCAAGACAAAAAGGCTTGCTGGAAACCGACCCGACCGTATTCCGTCCGACCGAGCAGGGACGGTTGTTTTTAAACGATTTGTTGCAGTGTTTTTTATGA
- the ligA gene encoding NAD-dependent DNA ligase LigA — protein MNPTAQHIRRLTDLLNRYAYEYYTLDAPSVPDAEYDKLFRELEALELNHPELKLPDSPTQRVGGEPLAGFAEVRHEVPMLSLTNAFSPQDGNGVFDHAEMYAFDQRVRDGLNGGNPEYIIEPKFDGLAISLLYRDGVLVQAATRGDGTTGEDVTQNVKTVANIPLRLHGENTPELIEVRGEVLMQKADFAALNKRQAENGQKPFANPRNAAAGSLRQLDSRITAQRKLHFFPYSVARQQGGFVAEEHIQELAYFQELGFSLPNGNFGCFKNIDEVLAFYEQMQQKRPALPYEIDGMVVKVNSLAQQRELGFISRAPRWAIAHKFPAEEALTVVEAIDVQIGRTGAVTPVARLQPVFVGGVTVTNATLHNQDEVSRKDVRIGDTVVVRRAGDVIPEVVRVIFERRPMQETDVTGLSDGIKYQQDDLFAEAPAVNQTQSVPLHKPYRLPTHCPICHSEIEREEGEAVARCSGGMLCQAQRAQGLIHFASRKAMDIDGLGQKQIEQLVAQDLVRHFADLYRLDIPTLQKMKETADKASSENENSDAETVSVDPSESNTQNGKKQPTKWAENILAGIEASKTPELARFLFALGIRHVGERTAKTLAQAFGSLEHVRCAPEPILACLPDIGTVVARSIAHFFTQDAQQAMIDELLAAGVAPQTQAVTIPPARHAEPQRWIARLPGFKISENKAQALWELAGKSIEGLQTDKALPADWQAWHSEPQNAALLENLKTFFSQTPSKNQEETVSECAASPWDCLNEAVAGKTFVLTGTLPTLKRDHAQALIEAAGGKVSGSVSKKTDYVVAGEAAGSKLEKANALGVSVLSEAELLTLLG, from the coding sequence ATGAACCCGACCGCACAACACATCCGCCGCCTCACCGACCTCCTTAACCGCTACGCCTACGAATACTACACCCTCGACGCGCCCAGCGTACCCGATGCCGAATACGACAAATTATTCCGCGAACTCGAAGCGTTGGAGTTAAACCATCCCGAGCTCAAACTGCCCGACAGTCCGACCCAGCGCGTCGGCGGCGAGCCTTTGGCGGGATTTGCCGAAGTGCGCCACGAAGTGCCGATGCTGTCGCTGACCAACGCCTTCTCCCCGCAAGATGGAAACGGCGTGTTCGACCATGCCGAAATGTACGCTTTCGACCAACGCGTGCGCGACGGCTTGAACGGCGGCAATCCCGAATACATTATCGAACCCAAATTCGACGGCCTCGCCATCAGCCTGCTCTACCGCGACGGCGTATTGGTGCAGGCGGCAACACGCGGCGACGGTACCACAGGCGAAGACGTTACCCAAAACGTCAAAACCGTCGCCAACATTCCTCTGCGGCTGCACGGCGAAAATACGCCCGAACTCATCGAAGTACGCGGCGAAGTGCTGATGCAAAAAGCCGATTTTGCCGCTCTCAATAAACGCCAAGCCGAAAACGGGCAAAAACCCTTTGCCAATCCGCGCAACGCCGCCGCCGGCAGCCTGCGCCAACTCGATTCGCGTATTACCGCGCAACGCAAACTGCACTTTTTCCCCTACTCCGTCGCCCGCCAGCAAGGCGGTTTCGTCGCGGAAGAACACATCCAAGAACTCGCCTATTTCCAAGAACTCGGCTTCAGCCTGCCTAACGGCAATTTCGGCTGTTTCAAAAATATCGACGAAGTATTGGCATTTTACGAACAAATGCAGCAAAAACGCCCCGCCCTACCCTACGAAATCGACGGCATGGTGGTCAAAGTCAACAGCTTGGCGCAACAGCGCGAACTCGGCTTCATCTCCCGCGCGCCGCGCTGGGCAATTGCCCACAAATTCCCCGCCGAAGAAGCCCTGACCGTCGTCGAAGCCATAGATGTACAAATCGGGCGCACCGGCGCGGTTACCCCCGTCGCCCGCCTGCAACCCGTATTCGTCGGCGGCGTCACCGTAACCAACGCCACCCTGCACAATCAGGACGAAGTATCGCGCAAAGACGTGCGCATCGGCGATACCGTCGTCGTGCGCCGTGCCGGAGACGTGATTCCCGAAGTCGTGCGCGTGATTTTCGAACGCCGCCCGATGCAGGAAACCGACGTTACGGGACTTTCAGACGGCATCAAATACCAACAAGATGACCTGTTTGCCGAAGCACCGGCTGTAAACCAAACCCAATCCGTTCCGCTCCACAAGCCCTACCGCCTGCCGACCCATTGCCCCATCTGCCACAGCGAAATCGAACGCGAAGAAGGCGAAGCCGTCGCCCGATGCAGCGGCGGCATGCTTTGTCAGGCGCAACGCGCGCAAGGCTTAATCCACTTCGCCTCGCGCAAAGCGATGGACATCGACGGACTCGGTCAAAAACAAATCGAGCAGCTGGTCGCCCAAGACCTCGTCCGCCACTTCGCCGACCTCTACCGTCTCGACATCCCGACCTTGCAAAAAATGAAGGAAACGGCGGATAAAGCGTCGTCTGAAAACGAAAACAGCGACGCAGAAACGGTTTCAGTCGACCCATCTGAATCCAATACCCAAAACGGCAAAAAACAGCCGACCAAGTGGGCGGAAAACATCCTCGCAGGCATAGAAGCCAGCAAAACACCTGAACTCGCCCGCTTCCTGTTCGCGCTCGGCATCCGACACGTCGGCGAACGTACCGCCAAAACACTAGCACAGGCATTCGGATCGCTGGAACACGTCCGCTGCGCGCCCGAACCCATTCTCGCCTGCCTACCCGACATCGGCACCGTCGTCGCCCGCTCCATCGCCCACTTCTTCACCCAAGACGCGCAGCAGGCGATGATAGACGAGCTGCTCGCCGCAGGCGTTGCCCCGCAAACCCAAGCCGTTACCATCCCGCCCGCCCGCCACGCCGAGCCGCAACGCTGGATTGCCCGCCTGCCCGGTTTCAAAATCAGCGAAAACAAAGCCCAAGCCTTATGGGAACTCGCCGGCAAAAGCATAGAAGGCCTGCAAACCGACAAAGCCCTCCCTGCCGACTGGCAGGCGTGGCACAGCGAACCACAAAACGCTGCCCTGCTCGAAAACCTGAAAACCTTCTTCTCTCAAACACCGTCTAAAAATCAAGAAGAAACAGTTTCAGAGTGCGCAGCCTCCCCGTGGGACTGCCTCAATGAAGCCGTAGCAGGCAAAACCTTCGTATTAACCGGCACCCTGCCCACCCTCAAACGCGACCACGCCCAAGCCCTAATCGAAGCTGCAGGCGGCAAAGTTTCCGGCAGTGTTTCCAAAAAAACCGATTACGTCGTCGCCGGAGAAGCCGCAGGCAGCAAGCTGGAAAAAGCCAATGCCTTGGGCGTTTCCGTCCTCAGCGAAGCCGAACTGCTTACCCTGCTCGGCTGA
- the mltG gene encoding endolytic transglycosylase MltG, whose translation MLRKLLKWSAVFLTVSAAVFTVLLFVPKDNGRAYRIKIAKNQGISSVGRKLAEDRIVYSRHVLMAAAYALGVHNRLHTGTYRLPSEVSAWDILQKMRGGRPDLVTVQIIEGSRFAHMRKTIDGTQDIEHDTKGWGDEKLMAEIAPDAVSRNPEGQFFPDSYEVDAGSSDLQIYKAAYKAMQRRLNEAWEGRQDGLPYKDPYEMLILASLIEKETGHEADRAHIASVFVNRLKIGMRLQTDPSVIYGMGDAYKGKIRKADLRRDTPYNTYTRGGLTPTPIALPGKAALDAAAHPSGEKYLYFVSKMDGTGLSQFSHDLTEHNAAVRKYILKK comes from the coding sequence ATGTTGAGAAAATTGTTGAAATGGTCTGCCGTTTTTTTGACCGTGTCGGCAGCCGTTTTTACGGTATTGCTTTTTGTTCCTAAGGATAACGGCAGGGCGTACAGGATTAAAATCGCCAAAAACCAGGGTATTTCCTCGGTTGGCAGGAAGCTTGCCGAAGACCGCATCGTGTACAGCAGGCACGTATTGATGGCGGCGGCCTATGCCTTAGGCGTGCATAACAGGTTGCACACGGGTACGTACAGACTGCCTTCGGAAGTGTCGGCTTGGGATATTTTGCAGAAAATGCGCGGCGGCAGACCGGATCTGGTTACCGTACAGATTATCGAAGGGTCGCGCTTTGCCCATATGCGCAAAACAATCGACGGTACGCAGGACATCGAACACGATACCAAAGGGTGGGGTGATGAAAAATTGATGGCCGAAATCGCACCGGACGCGGTTAGCAGGAATCCGGAAGGTCAATTTTTCCCCGATAGTTACGAAGTTGACGCGGGTAGCAGCGACTTGCAGATTTACAAAGCCGCATACAAGGCAATGCAACGCCGCCTGAATGAGGCATGGGAAGGCAGGCAGGACGGGCTGCCCTATAAAGACCCCTACGAAATGCTGATTCTGGCAAGCCTGATTGAGAAGGAAACCGGGCACGAAGCCGACCGGGCCCATATTGCTTCCGTTTTCGTCAACCGGCTGAAAATCGGTATGCGCCTGCAAACGGATCCGTCTGTTATTTACGGCATGGGTGACGCATACAAAGGCAAAATCCGAAAGGCGGACCTGCGTCGCGATACGCCGTACAACACCTATACGCGCGGCGGGTTGACGCCGACCCCGATTGCGCTGCCCGGTAAGGCGGCGCTTGATGCGGCCGCCCACCCGTCCGGTGAAAAATACCTTTATTTTGTTTCTAAAATGGACGGTACGGGTTTGAGCCAGTTCAGTCATGACTTGACCGAACACAACGCCGCCGTCCGCAAATATATTTTGAAAAAATAA
- the ampD gene encoding 1,6-anhydro-N-acetylmuramyl-L-alanine amidase AmpD: MDNPATAPWQDGWLQSVRHIPSPNFGPRESKEEVSLVVLHNISLPPFEYGTDAVEKLFTNRLDPNDHPFFGLIHTLRVSSHFLIKRDGETVQFVSCDNMAYHAGVSSFGGREKCNAFSIGIEMEGCDFEPFAEAQYRSLETLLEALCRRYPVAAITGHQDIAPGRKTDPGYFFDWQRIRQKGFPVNRNAV, translated from the coding sequence ATGGACAATCCCGCTACAGCACCCTGGCAGGACGGTTGGCTGCAAAGCGTGCGCCACATTCCGTCGCCGAATTTCGGCCCGAGGGAGTCCAAAGAAGAGGTTTCCCTTGTCGTATTGCACAATATCTCGCTGCCGCCGTTCGAATATGGTACGGATGCGGTTGAGAAGCTTTTTACCAACCGCCTAGACCCGAACGACCACCCGTTTTTCGGATTGATACACACTTTGCGCGTATCCAGCCATTTCTTAATCAAACGCGACGGAGAAACGGTACAATTCGTTTCCTGCGACAATATGGCATACCATGCCGGCGTATCTTCATTCGGCGGCAGGGAAAAATGCAACGCTTTTTCTATCGGCATCGAAATGGAAGGCTGCGATTTCGAACCTTTTGCCGAAGCACAATACCGTTCGCTCGAAACATTGTTGGAAGCACTCTGCCGCCGCTACCCCGTTGCCGCAATAACCGGACATCAGGACATCGCACCCGGCCGGAAAACAGATCCCGGATATTTTTTCGACTGGCAAAGAATCCGGCAAAAAGGCTTTCCCGTAAACAGAAATGCCGTCTGA
- a CDS encoding symmetrical bis(5'-nucleosyl)-tetraphosphatase, whose product MAHYAIGDIQGCFDELTALLGKIGFNHGTDTLWLTGDIVNRGPKSLEALQFCMEHENSVQIVLGNHDLHLLAVGCGEAGTKRSDTIEPILKHPDGKKMLDWLRAQPLLIRDGGRVMVHAGILPQWRIDQAESLAGEAEDELRGKKYVKFLSKMYGNKPTAWDEDLNGYARLRFIVNVFTRMRALTFKNELDFDYKSTVKKMPLYLRPWFKAPNRQNLDHTIIFGHWSSLGYTNADSVISLDTGALWGGQLTAVNLDTEEITQVQAANGIDWKSIMK is encoded by the coding sequence ATGGCACATTACGCAATCGGCGACATACAAGGCTGCTTCGACGAACTGACCGCACTGCTCGGCAAAATCGGTTTCAACCACGGTACAGACACCCTCTGGCTGACGGGTGATATTGTCAACCGCGGCCCGAAATCCCTCGAAGCGCTGCAATTTTGCATGGAACACGAAAACAGCGTGCAAATCGTCCTCGGCAATCATGACCTGCACCTGCTTGCCGTCGGCTGCGGAGAAGCCGGTACCAAGCGCAGCGACACGATAGAACCCATACTCAAACACCCCGACGGGAAAAAAATGCTCGACTGGCTGCGTGCTCAACCGCTGTTGATACGTGACGGCGGCCGCGTCATGGTACACGCCGGCATCCTGCCGCAGTGGCGTATAGACCAGGCCGAATCGCTCGCCGGAGAAGCCGAAGATGAACTGCGCGGCAAAAAATACGTTAAATTCCTCTCCAAAATGTACGGAAACAAACCGACCGCATGGGACGAGGACTTAAACGGTTACGCACGCCTGCGCTTTATCGTCAACGTATTCACGCGGATGCGCGCCCTGACCTTCAAAAACGAACTGGATTTCGATTACAAATCCACAGTGAAAAAAATGCCGCTTTACCTGCGCCCGTGGTTCAAAGCCCCGAACCGGCAGAACCTCGACCATACCATCATCTTCGGACACTGGTCTTCCTTGGGCTACACGAATGCCGACAGCGTCATCTCGCTGGACACCGGCGCACTCTGGGGAGGACAACTGACCGCCGTCAACCTCGATACGGAAGAAATTACCCAAGTCCAAGCCGCCAACGGCATAGACTGGAAAAGCATCATGAAATAA
- the tmk gene encoding dTMP kinase — MKPQFITLDGIDGAGKSTNLAAIKAWFERRGLPVLFTREPGGTALGEALREILLNPATKAGLRAETLMMFASRMQHIEEVILPTLSDGIHVVSDRFTDATFAYQGGGRGMPSEDIEILEHWVQGGLKPDLTLLLDVPLEVSMARIGQSREKDRFEQEQADFFMRVRSVYLNRAAACPERYAVIDGNRSVEEVRNSIEKVLDGHFGY, encoded by the coding sequence ATGAAGCCTCAATTCATCACTTTGGACGGTATAGACGGAGCCGGAAAATCCACCAACCTTGCCGCCATCAAGGCATGGTTTGAACGGAGGGGACTGCCCGTCCTGTTTACGCGCGAACCGGGCGGTACGGCGCTGGGAGAGGCATTGCGCGAGATTTTGCTCAATCCGGCAACCAAAGCAGGTTTGCGTGCGGAAACCCTGATGATGTTTGCCTCACGTATGCAGCATATCGAGGAAGTCATCCTGCCCACGCTTTCAGACGGCATACACGTCGTATCAGACCGTTTTACCGACGCAACCTTTGCCTATCAGGGCGGAGGACGGGGAATGCCGTCTGAAGACATTGAAATATTGGAACATTGGGTGCAGGGCGGTTTGAAACCGGATTTGACCCTGCTGTTGGATGTGCCGCTGGAAGTATCGATGGCGCGTATCGGACAGTCGCGTGAGAAAGACCGGTTCGAGCAGGAACAGGCGGATTTCTTCATGCGTGTGCGCAGCGTTTATCTGAACCGTGCCGCAGCCTGCCCGGAACGTTACGCCGTTATTGACGGCAACCGCAGCGTGGAAGAAGTCAGAAATAGCATAGAAAAGGTGTTGGACGGGCATTTCGGATATTGA
- a CDS encoding cell division protein ZipA C-terminal FtsZ-binding domain-containing protein has translation MIYIVLFLAVVLAVVAYNMYQENQYRKKVRDQFGHSDKDALLNSKTSHVRDGQPSGNSGMMQKPHTEVKKPAKPQDPALRNLQEQDAVYVAKQKQAKASPFKTEIETVLEENGIIGTPVQPVSKFSAEPSAPQPVRAAANPAPVPQTPAKPLITLKELSKVELPWFDVRFDFISYIALTEAKELHALPRLSNRHRYQIIGCTMDDHFQVAEPIPGIRYQAFIVGIQAVSRNGLASQEELSDFNRQVDAFAQSIGGQTLHTDLAAFTEVASALDAFCARVDQTIAIHLVSPTSISGVELRSAVSGVGFTLGEDGVFHYTDKAGSTMFSICALNNEPFTNALLDNQSYKGFSMLLDIPHSPAGEKTFDDLFMDLAVRLSGQLNLNLVNDKMEEVSTQWLKDVRTYVLARQEEMLKVGIQPGGKTALRLFS, from the coding sequence ATGATTTACATCGTACTGTTTCTAGCCGTCGTCCTCGCCGTTGTCGCCTACAACATGTATCAGGAAAACCAATACCGCAAAAAAGTACGCGACCAGTTCGGACACTCCGACAAAGATGCCCTGCTCAACAGCAAAACCAGCCACGTCCGCGACGGCCAGCCGTCCGGAAATTCGGGCATGATGCAGAAACCGCACACCGAGGTTAAAAAACCGGCCAAACCCCAAGACCCCGCCCTGAGGAACCTCCAAGAACAGGATGCCGTCTACGTCGCCAAACAGAAACAGGCAAAAGCATCCCCGTTCAAAACCGAAATCGAAACCGTCCTGGAGGAAAACGGCATTATCGGCACGCCCGTCCAACCCGTTTCAAAATTCTCGGCCGAACCTTCTGCCCCGCAACCCGTCCGTGCGGCCGCAAACCCTGCACCCGTTCCGCAAACACCTGCAAAACCACTGATTACGCTCAAAGAACTGTCAAAAGTCGAATTACCCTGGTTTGATGTGCGCTTCGATTTCATTTCCTATATCGCGCTGACAGAAGCCAAAGAACTTCACGCACTGCCACGCCTCTCCAACCGCCACCGCTACCAAATCATCGGTTGCACCATGGACGACCACTTCCAAGTTGCCGAACCCATCCCCGGCATCCGCTACCAAGCCTTCATCGTCGGCATCCAAGCGGTCAGCCGCAACGGGCTCGCCTCGCAAGAAGAGCTCTCCGACTTCAACCGTCAGGTGGATGCGTTTGCGCAGAGTATCGGCGGCCAAACACTGCATACCGACCTTGCCGCCTTTACCGAAGTGGCTTCCGCGCTGGATGCGTTCTGCGCCCGTGTCGACCAGACCATCGCCATCCATTTGGTTTCCCCTACCAGCATCAGCGGCGTAGAGTTGCGTTCCGCCGTATCGGGCGTAGGATTCACACTCGGAGAAGACGGCGTATTCCACTATACCGACAAGGCGGGTTCGACCATGTTCTCCATCTGCGCACTCAACAACGAGCCGTTTACCAACGCCCTTTTGGACAACCAATCCTATAAAGGCTTCAGTATGCTGCTCGATATTCCGCACTCCCCGGCAGGCGAAAAAACTTTCGACGACCTCTTTATGGATTTGGCAGTCCGACTGTCCGGCCAACTGAACCTCAATTTGGTCAACGATAAAATGGAAGAAGTATCTACCCAATGGCTTAAAGACGTACGCACCTACGTTTTGGCACGTCAGGAGGAAATGCTCAAAGTCGGTATCCAGCCCGGAGGAAAAACCGCATTGCGCCTGTTCTCATAA